In Aliiglaciecola sp. LCG003, a genomic segment contains:
- the istA gene encoding IS21 family transposase: MATKRFTMRNIREILRLHFEAQLSLRKISICTKASIGGVQKLLAKVKHCELTWPLPDDMDDVALARLLYPQSDPRPSRHYQLPAWTEVHQELKGKGVTKHLLWEEYTQQYPNRSYSYSQYCHHYEVWRAKQRRSMRQIHKAGETLFVDYAGQTVPIVSGSSGEVRTAQIFVAVMGATNYTFAEATYSQSLPDWLNSHARAFNFLGGVPQMVVPDNLKSGVTKACRYDPDVNPAYQQLAAHYGVAIVPARPYKPKDKAKAEVGVQIIERWILARLRHHTFFSLAELNTCIKALLVEVNNKPFKQFKGSRRTWFESIDKPVLLPLPKHTYQYTDIKQVKVNIDYHVQYDEHLYSVPHHLVGERIELYAKANVIELLFHNNLVASHARQYRAGMSTTPSHMPTQHEKHHQWSKGRLMNWAKDIGGEVLAWVKTQLNSKQHEQQAYRVCLGLLSLSRQYPPQRIDKACAIANQHSLYRLKHIKDILSSNQDKLHPDTPEQPSLLPQSHENIRGPQSFH, encoded by the coding sequence ATGGCTACAAAGAGGTTTACAATGCGTAATATCAGAGAAATCCTACGACTTCATTTTGAAGCCCAGCTCAGTCTACGAAAAATCAGTATCTGCACGAAAGCCAGTATTGGTGGTGTGCAAAAGTTGCTTGCTAAAGTTAAGCACTGCGAACTTACTTGGCCGTTACCCGATGATATGGATGACGTTGCGCTGGCAAGATTGTTGTATCCACAATCAGACCCTAGGCCGTCCCGCCACTATCAGTTGCCTGCTTGGACTGAAGTGCATCAAGAACTCAAGGGCAAAGGCGTGACCAAGCACCTGCTGTGGGAGGAATATACCCAGCAGTATCCTAATCGCAGCTATAGCTACTCGCAATATTGCCATCATTATGAGGTATGGCGTGCTAAACAGCGCCGTTCCATGCGCCAAATCCATAAAGCGGGCGAAACTCTGTTTGTCGATTATGCTGGGCAGACGGTGCCAATTGTCAGCGGTAGCTCTGGTGAAGTACGCACCGCACAGATATTCGTTGCGGTGATGGGCGCAACCAACTATACCTTCGCTGAAGCGACCTATAGTCAGAGTTTGCCCGACTGGCTGAATAGTCATGCCAGAGCCTTTAACTTCTTAGGCGGTGTGCCACAAATGGTGGTGCCAGATAACTTAAAAAGCGGAGTAACTAAAGCCTGTCGTTACGACCCTGATGTGAATCCGGCGTATCAACAACTGGCCGCTCACTATGGGGTGGCTATTGTGCCTGCCAGGCCGTATAAACCTAAAGATAAAGCCAAGGCTGAAGTGGGTGTGCAAATCATTGAGCGCTGGATATTGGCACGCTTACGTCATCACACCTTCTTCTCATTGGCCGAGCTAAACACCTGCATCAAAGCCTTACTGGTTGAGGTGAACAACAAGCCCTTTAAACAGTTCAAGGGCAGTCGCCGAACTTGGTTCGAGTCCATTGATAAACCGGTGCTCTTGCCGCTGCCTAAACACACCTACCAGTACACCGATATCAAGCAGGTCAAAGTCAATATTGATTACCACGTCCAGTATGATGAGCACTTGTACTCGGTGCCCCATCATCTGGTCGGCGAGCGCATTGAGCTATATGCCAAGGCCAATGTGATTGAATTACTGTTCCACAACAACCTCGTTGCTAGTCACGCTAGACAGTATCGCGCAGGCATGAGTACCACACCCAGTCACATGCCGACCCAACATGAAAAACATCATCAATGGTCCAAAGGCAGACTCATGAATTGGGCCAAAGATATCGGTGGCGAGGTGCTTGCTTGGGTCAAAACTCAGCTCAACAGCAAACAGCATGAGCAACAGGCTTATCGTGTGTGTTTAGGTCTACTGAGCCTGTCTCGCCAATATCCACCACAGCGCATCGACAAGGCCTGCGCCATTGCCAACCAACACAGTCTTTATCGACTCAAGCACATCAAAGATATCCTTAGTAGCAACCAAGACAAACTGCATCCTGATACACCGGAACAGCCCTCACTGCTACCCCAATCCCACGAGAATATCCGTGGCCCACAAAGCTTCCACTAA
- the istB gene encoding IS21-like element helper ATPase IstB — MMINNTLTQLRQLKLTGMAKALTMQTEQPGNYDALSFDERLQLMTDCEQHEREQRKQQRLLKAAKLKINATARDIDYSQPRGLKQAMMASLLQCDWVNKHQNLLLTGPCGSGKTYLACALAHTACTKGYSAKYYRLSRLMLELTQAKADGTYSKALQHLARMNMLILDDWGLEPLKAAHRNDLMEIMDDRNGSSSTVIISQLPTDQWYQSIGDNTLADAILDRLMHNAHRINLKGESMRKIQSELTHRDHLG, encoded by the coding sequence ATCATGATAAATAATACTCTCACCCAACTACGCCAGCTCAAACTCACCGGCATGGCAAAAGCTCTGACGATGCAAACTGAACAACCTGGCAACTACGATGCTTTAAGCTTCGATGAGCGACTCCAACTGATGACCGACTGCGAACAACATGAGCGGGAGCAGCGTAAACAACAGCGATTGCTCAAAGCCGCCAAATTGAAAATCAACGCCACTGCACGGGATATAGATTACAGCCAGCCAAGGGGACTAAAGCAAGCTATGATGGCCTCTCTGTTGCAATGTGACTGGGTAAACAAGCACCAGAACCTGCTACTCACCGGTCCTTGCGGCAGCGGTAAGACTTATCTGGCCTGTGCTTTAGCGCACACCGCTTGCACCAAAGGTTACAGCGCGAAATACTACCGACTCTCTCGATTAATGCTAGAACTGACCCAAGCAAAAGCTGATGGCACCTACAGCAAGGCGCTACAGCATCTGGCCCGCATGAACATGCTCATTCTGGATGACTGGGGGCTGGAACCACTTAAAGCCGCACACCGGAACGATCTGATGGAAATCATGGATGATAGAAACGGCAGCTCATCGACTGTGATCATCAGTCAGTTACCGACCGATCAGTGGTATCAGTCTATTGGCGATAATACGTTGGCAGACGCGATTCTAGACAGGCTCATGCACAACGCTCACCGGATCAATTTAAAAGGGGAGTCGATGAGAAAAATACAATCTGAGTTGACCCATCGGGATCACTTAGGGTAA
- a CDS encoding site-specific integrase: protein MVVRIKAKSTIIKTAVNLGKGMSFHLNESGQPIETEEGIRTHSYRHNKVEPNFSLLYHPDRITECQEMNLFLMHRFEGHFSLKKNIKESEAFSDAYYASQPGKQLNVKTVRSIAKHLKAFLDWLAKDEASYFEVIAAPLSRQSVDDNISQLPVWRYHKYLCDRVATNDKAKRLSYNTAQERIRAVKTFYIWSHKRGAIDSLPFSLEYEQVRIKSKTKPSESSLFLLPTSTTRSGGLWEWVSNLSIPKTIKQKEDSSDKELQPYSPQELKQLLQTVTAQKSPYKIYLQCALLGGLRSFEVSAIDQCDIFDPDKIENKKRIPKLNIVRKGHKPVRLTIARVLMKLLYLHTLLPMNKKQRTKHETTYGMNNSEHQLPLFMNSSGERINEETPGNTISIVRKEQRELGLEILSRTFHDLRATFATYVAKYLIEKGESESSIRQILMTLMSHESFKTTKRYIDFAKNVGVDAYGAMSEWVQDIYGDVDALLVREAENATAN from the coding sequence ATGGTAGTACGAATAAAAGCAAAATCGACAATAATAAAAACAGCGGTCAATTTGGGAAAAGGAATGTCTTTTCACCTAAATGAATCAGGGCAACCTATTGAAACGGAAGAGGGCATCAGAACCCATTCATATCGTCATAATAAAGTAGAGCCTAATTTCTCTCTACTTTATCACCCAGATCGTATTACCGAATGCCAAGAAATGAACTTGTTCTTAATGCACCGATTCGAAGGTCACTTCAGCCTCAAAAAGAACATAAAAGAGAGCGAAGCTTTCAGTGATGCTTACTATGCAAGTCAACCTGGAAAACAGTTAAACGTAAAAACTGTTCGTAGTATAGCTAAGCATTTAAAAGCCTTTTTAGACTGGTTAGCCAAAGATGAGGCTTCTTACTTCGAAGTCATAGCGGCTCCCCTCTCTCGACAATCTGTAGACGATAATATTTCACAACTGCCTGTTTGGCGTTATCACAAATACTTATGTGATCGAGTAGCTACTAATGATAAGGCCAAACGGCTAAGTTACAACACGGCTCAAGAACGAATAAGAGCGGTAAAAACATTTTATATTTGGAGTCATAAGCGAGGCGCTATTGATAGCCTTCCCTTTTCGCTTGAATATGAGCAAGTACGTATAAAGTCCAAAACTAAGCCTAGTGAAAGCTCGTTGTTTCTGTTGCCAACTAGCACAACACGTTCAGGTGGTTTATGGGAATGGGTCAGTAACCTGAGCATTCCTAAAACCATAAAACAAAAAGAAGATTCGTCTGACAAAGAGCTTCAACCATACTCACCGCAAGAACTTAAACAACTATTACAGACGGTTACTGCACAAAAGAGTCCTTACAAAATCTACTTACAGTGTGCGCTGTTGGGTGGATTACGTTCCTTTGAAGTCTCCGCAATTGACCAGTGTGATATTTTTGATCCAGACAAAATAGAAAACAAAAAACGCATCCCGAAATTAAACATTGTTCGCAAGGGGCATAAACCTGTAAGACTGACAATAGCTAGAGTATTAATGAAGCTTTTATATCTTCACACTCTGCTGCCAATGAACAAGAAGCAGCGTACCAAACACGAAACTACGTACGGTATGAACAATAGCGAACATCAGCTCCCTTTGTTTATGAATAGCTCAGGAGAACGGATAAATGAAGAAACACCGGGAAATACTATATCCATTGTCAGAAAAGAGCAAAGAGAGCTGGGATTGGAAATACTATCGCGCACATTTCATGATTTACGAGCTACTTTCGCAACTTACGTTGCCAAATATTTAATAGAAAAAGGAGAGTCGGAAAGTTCAATTCGGCAGATATTAATGACGTTGATGAGTCATGAGAGTTTCAAAACGACCAAGCGTTACATCGATTTTGCCAAAAATGTTGGAGTCGATGCATACGGAGCAATGTCAGAATGGGTACAAGACATATACGGTGATGTTGATGCTCTTTTAGTGCGTGAGGCTGAAAATGCTACAGCAAATTAA